The genomic window TCTTGTGGCGCTTGCCGGCCAGCCTAATGTAGGAAAGTCTACTGTTTTTAATATTCTCACCGGTTTGTCGCAGCATGTAGGAAATTGGCCTGGTAAAACGGTAGAAAAGTTTGAAGGAGTCCATGAAACTGAAGATTTTGACATAAGAATCGTCGATCTTCCCGGTACTTATAGCCTCAGTGCTTTATCGGAAGAGGAGAGGGTTACCAGGGATTTTATTATACATGAACATCCGGATGTCATTGTTCTTATTGCAAATGCGTCTGCATTAGACAGGAGTCTCTATCTCCTCTCTGAGATTCTTATCCTCGGTCCGCCTGTTGTAGTTGCAGTGAATATGATTGATGTGGCAGAAGAGCAGGGTATCCGAATAGACACGGAAATACTGCAGAAGTCTCTCCGTATACCCGTTATACAAATGATTGCCAAGAAGAACCGTGGTATTAAGGAGCTCGTCTCTACAATAATCAAGCTTACAAAAGGGGAGTTAACATATAACCCGAGAATACCCGACATTTCTGAAGACCATCGGACTATCTTTCATCAAATTAATGAACTTGTAGGTGAACATGCTTCCCCGCCGCATCCTGATGTATGGATTGCAACAAAATTAATGGAAGGCGACCCTGAAGCATTAGAAGAAATGAAGGAACTTCTGCCTGCGGATACATGGAATAAGATAGAGCTTCTCCTCCTTAAGCATGAAGATGCCTTGCGTGCTGTTGTTGGAGGAAGGTATGACTGGATTGAGGAGATAACACGTGCAGCTGTTTCGAGATATAAAATAGGACAGATGCTGATAACAGACCGTATAGACCATGCCCTTACACGTCCTGTTATCGGGATACCTGTTTTGCTTTGTATACTTGCTGTAATTTTTACACTTACCTTTAAGGTCGGATATCCTCTCCAGAAATGGCTTGAATTATTCATAGGTGCTTTCGGCAGGCTTTTTGATTCATCATTGCATAATGCACCCTTCTGGATCAGGGGTTTGCTTATAGACGGTATTATAGGGGGGGCAGGATCTGTCCTCACTTTTATTCCACTTCTTGTTATATTTTTTATTTCCATGGCTTTCCTTGAAGATATCGGTTATATGGCACGCGCAGCCTTTGTTATGGACAGATTTATGCATATCATAGGGTTGCATGGGAAAAGTTTTTTGCCTATGTGTCTTGGTTTTGGGTGTAATGTTCCCTCTATTATGGGAGCGAGGATTATTGAATCAAAAAGAGCGAGAATGCTTACCATATTCCTCACCCCTTTTGTGCCGTGCACAGCAAGACTTGCGACTATGACATTCATAGCCGCCGCTGTTTTCGGTGAAAAGGCCCTTGTTGTTTCCTGGTCGCTCATTGCTCTGAATCTCCTTGCCCTTGGTTTTACCGGGATGATTATGAGCAGGTTCTTTTTAAAAGATGTTCCCATACCTTTTATTATGGAGCTTCCCCTTTACCATAAACCTGATATCAGAACAATAGCGATGGCTGTTTGGAGTAGAACCCTGTCTTTTATAAAAAAGGCAGGTACGGTGATACTTGGTTTCTCAGTTCTGATATGGATAATATCCAACTTCCCCGGCAGAAACATAGAAAACAGCATACTTGGCTTGTTAGGGCGTTTCATTGAACCTGTCGGAATTCCCCTTGGGCTTAATTGGAAGATGATTGTTGCGCTTCTTTCAAGTATAGTTGCAAAAGAAAATGCTATTGCAACCCTTGCTGTCCTGTATGGTGTGGGCGAACATGGTCTTATGGATGTTCTGCCGAATGTGATAAATCATGCTTCGTCCCTTTCTTTTCTTGTGACTCTTATGTTGTTTATACCTTGTGCTCCTACTTTTGTTGTAATGAAAAGGGAAATGGGCAGTTGGAAGTGGTTTGCCACTTCATTTGTATCTATGCTTCTTATCTCTTATTGCGGGGGGATAGCAGCTTACAGGATAGCATTGTTGCTGGGAATATAAGCTATAAACCTATACCGTCAATAACAGCGCCGCAAAACTGGCAGGCGCTGTCCTTTATATGGTAATCGGAAATGCTGAAGCCGTATCGCAGTATAACAGGTCTTCTGCAGTTGTAGCAGTATGTGTTTTCACCTTCCGATCCGGGGATATTGCCTTCATAGACATACCTGAGTCCTTCTTCAAGACCGATCTCACGAGCCCTGTGAAGGGCTTTTGGTGGGGTTCCCGGCGCATCGAGCAGTTTGTATGTCGGGTAAAAGGCGCTCACATGCCAGGGTGTTTCAGCGCCAAGCTCCTTTTTAATAAATTGCGCTATAGCCTTTAATTCCGCTTCGCTGTCATTGTGCCCTGGGATGATGAGCGTTGTAATTTCTATCCAGATACCAAGCTTTTTATATAGCTTTATCGAGTCGAGGACACGGGATAGTTTAGCACCACAAATTTTCCTGTAAAATGTTTCACTGAATCCCTTAAGGTCAATATTCGCAGCATCAAGATACGGGCGGATTGCAACAAGAGGCTCTTCCTCAATATATCCGTTTGTTACGAAGCTGTTGCAGATACCTTTTTCCTTTGCAAGCTTTGCAATATCAAAGGCGTATTCGTAGAATATTGTCGGCTCGGTATATGTGTATGATATATTCCTGCAGCCTGTCTGCAATGCAAGTTCCACAACCTGTTCCGGGGTCATTATTTGACCTGAAATGTTTTCTCCATCCTTTGGTGCCTGGGATATTTCATGGTTCTGGCAGTGAAGACATTGAAAATTACATCCTGCAGTAGCAATGGAGAATGCCTTGGAACCGGGGAAGCAGTGAAAAAGGGGTTTTTTTTCTATGGGGTCAACATGGTAAGAGCAGGGCATATTATATACGAGGGAATACAGAATACCCTGTATGTTTTCCCTGACAGCGCATATCCCGCGTTTGCCGTTGGCAATAATGCATCTGTGCCTGCACAGCCTGCATTGAACTTTCCTGCCTTCTAATTTATCATAGAATAAAGCTTCTTGCATGCAATTACCGGGGCTCACGTCGCCCCCTCCACCGGCTAAGCCGTCGGAGCCTCCCCTTCTCGCCCGCTGTGCGGGCTATTTATCACACTGACGTTTATGTTCACCAGGACACCCGCAAGCGGGTACCCGGTCGCCCCCCTCCTTTCCGTATGCACGAAGGATGTCCGCTCACTTATGTTCGCTTGGACGTCCGCTTACGCTGGGACGCAAGTAAATGCATTTACGTCCTGCGTCCGAAGGAGTATAGCGACTGAACGTCCTTCATCCCTCGGGTAAATAGGAGCCTCCCCTTCTCGCCCGCTGTGCGGGCTATTTATCACACTGACGTTTATGTTCACCGGGACACCCGCAAGCGGGTACCCGGTCGTCCCTTTTTATTCACCGAAAAATATCTTTGCTACATCATCCATA from Pseudomonadota bacterium includes these protein-coding regions:
- the amrS gene encoding AmmeMemoRadiSam system radical SAM enzyme, with amino-acid sequence MQEALFYDKLEGRKVQCRLCRHRCIIANGKRGICAVRENIQGILYSLVYNMPCSYHVDPIEKKPLFHCFPGSKAFSIATAGCNFQCLHCQNHEISQAPKDGENISGQIMTPEQVVELALQTGCRNISYTYTEPTIFYEYAFDIAKLAKEKGICNSFVTNGYIEEEPLVAIRPYLDAANIDLKGFSETFYRKICGAKLSRVLDSIKLYKKLGIWIEITTLIIPGHNDSEAELKAIAQFIKKELGAETPWHVSAFYPTYKLLDAPGTPPKALHRAREIGLEEGLRYVYEGNIPGSEGENTYCYNCRRPVILRYGFSISDYHIKDSACQFCGAVIDGIGL
- the feoB gene encoding ferrous iron transport protein B translates to MNDDLLSITSLEEGEEGIVYSLTGGKGLVSRFAGMGIVPGTRIKILRNTGSLIIVLASDTRIALGKGQADKILVAKLYGQDIDAEPAKGRKSLLVALAGQPNVGKSTVFNILTGLSQHVGNWPGKTVEKFEGVHETEDFDIRIVDLPGTYSLSALSEEERVTRDFIIHEHPDVIVLIANASALDRSLYLLSEILILGPPVVVAVNMIDVAEEQGIRIDTEILQKSLRIPVIQMIAKKNRGIKELVSTIIKLTKGELTYNPRIPDISEDHRTIFHQINELVGEHASPPHPDVWIATKLMEGDPEALEEMKELLPADTWNKIELLLLKHEDALRAVVGGRYDWIEEITRAAVSRYKIGQMLITDRIDHALTRPVIGIPVLLCILAVIFTLTFKVGYPLQKWLELFIGAFGRLFDSSLHNAPFWIRGLLIDGIIGGAGSVLTFIPLLVIFFISMAFLEDIGYMARAAFVMDRFMHIIGLHGKSFLPMCLGFGCNVPSIMGARIIESKRARMLTIFLTPFVPCTARLATMTFIAAAVFGEKALVVSWSLIALNLLALGFTGMIMSRFFLKDVPIPFIMELPLYHKPDIRTIAMAVWSRTLSFIKKAGTVILGFSVLIWIISNFPGRNIENSILGLLGRFIEPVGIPLGLNWKMIVALLSSIVAKENAIATLAVLYGVGEHGLMDVLPNVINHASSLSFLVTLMLFIPCAPTFVVMKREMGSWKWFATSFVSMLLISYCGGIAAYRIALLLGI